The following proteins are co-located in the Colletotrichum lupini chromosome 4, complete sequence genome:
- a CDS encoding CFEM domain-containing protein, translated as MQRRGFKGRELLGDACQVEPIHMLMPVNIPFPSHPQNLATLGREGALAALQQQEIILDVSRSMGQTQRTASPTPSPLPPNSNINKDKGLLNFSFSTLVLGNFFEVHARSTTKAIWSCEKPRAEKRKAADTSFRIFDMRLSTSSAASLGLLWITFALSFVGAVATAGEEYYFAGERVHLIARQQLPDLSNISTCGLNCLVQGIAGVGCDLTNTTCSCASTGLGQLVGPCLIANCTMQDSLGEYFQSREDGAEKMGRLTRQQDVAKLQQTQCSLPHESDTGKILAILITVYVTAVVAIVLRLLAKNMAKTWSLDDALIIAAIVIAIAPVSAILLMSSLGFGKHLYDLKPGGLLQILRLLYAAEIVYVFVLLFAKLSLVVFYLRIFTVPKFRIAAYTLIGFLIVGQVVIGFLTIFSCHPIELFWNKDIHTGACLDVNQLAYANSALAIIQDLLILALPIAMLPGLQMNRNKKVSVAMVFLLGSVGFVSTIIRLQVLAVFGNSIDPTWDYAPVVWWTTIELGVVVVCACAPMIRNLVEKMFPGFALFARWTTPKPSKGSSPSSNGSVDKPTKAAGRYQKFGRSNSPPQFSDNYVRDYITSPKGPPVPPKDDLPPSRRYRDMYAYGGSKPKVLEPSSPSPQPYDLSWRSMNPYGIPKDDLESCIGKTNYNLDIEMLERKGRDVVVAQKELCSLCGRESCSHIIMPRSLSLFHPMMLPEGPIFQPGVVPERPGTSPWLSASIPIYLQKTSLPRLTTNNAWESLHPLTEFRHLPQLLCTSNSLFRIWSFPKVQLSQSGYKPASQLRLIALLRDTMRASSLSLSLFKAPLGLVALLLVASVVGHGDGDLQRYMALETCPPLKIVNGINFTTRAYWMRQANLALPNPCPFAAFGSVIVNHTTGGLGELVCTGANNNAGTGNPTLHGEMAAIDNCSAIFVDPQGPYRMTPAQALAAFANLTIYTNAESCPMCASAVRWAGFREYVFGTSIETLTEEGWGQIQITSRDVFRQSSGLPYGRLQEALRQNRSF; from the exons ATGCAGCGGCGCGGGTTCAAAGGCCGAGAGCTGCTGGGGGACGCTTGCCAAGTCGAGCCCATACATATGCTTATGCCGGTAAATAT ACCATTTCCATCCCATCCACAAAACCTCGCAACACTTGGACGGGAGGGTGCTCTTGCAGCACTGCAGCAGCAAGAAA TTATCCTTGATGTGTCACGATCCATGGGGCAAACACAACGAACGG CATCTCCAACGCCGTCCCCACTACCACCGAACTCGAACATCAACAAAGACAAGGGGTTGTTGAATTTCTCTTTTTCAACACTCGTTCTCGGGAACTTCTTCGAGGTACATGCGCGCTCG ACGACCAAAGCTATATGGAGCTGTGAAAAGCCGAGGGCAGAAAAAAGGAAAGCAGCTGATACTTCGTTTCGGATTTTCGATATGCGGCTATCAACATCGTCAGCGGCCTCTCTTGGTCTGCTATGGATCACATTTGCTCTGTCATTTGTTGGCGCCGTAGCAACAGCTGGGGAAGAGTATTACTTCGCTGGAGAACGCGTTCATTTGATTGCGAGGCAACAGCTACCCGATCTGAGCAATATATCAACATGTGGT TTGAACTGCCTCGTACAGGGTATCGCAGGGGTCGGATGCGACCTCACGAACACAACTTGCTCCTGTGCGAGCACCGGTCTGGGTCAGCTCGTCGGCCCTTGCTTGATTGCAAACTGCACCATGCAAGACTCCCTGGGTGAGTACTTCCAGAGTCGTGAGGACGGTGCAGAAAAGATGGGAAGACTGACGAGGCAACAAGATGTCGCGAAACTGCAACAAACGCAGTGCAGTCTCCCTCACGAATCCGACACTGGGAAAATTCTTGCCATTCTAATCACCGTCTATGTCACGGCTGTCGTTGCGATTGTCTTGCGGCTTCTTGCCAAAAACATGGCAAAGACGTGGAGTCTAGACGATGCGTTGATTATTGCGGCGATTGTCATTGCGATTGCCCCAGTATCTGCAATTTTGTTGA TGTCAAGCTTAGGATTTGGGAAGCACCTTTACGATCTTAAACCGGGTGGCTTACTGCAGATCCTGCGACTAC TATACGCCGCCGAGATTGTTTACGTCTTTGTGCTCTTATTCGCGAAGCTGTCCCTCGTCGTCTTCTATCTACGAATCTTCACCGTACCGAAGTTCCGCATCGCTGCATACACCCTGATCGGATTCCTTATCGTCGGCCAGGTGGTCATCGGCTTTCTCACTATCTTCTCGTGTCACCCGATCGAGTTATTCTGGAACAAGGACATCCACACAGGCGCCTGCCTCGATGTCAACCAACTTGCCTACGCGAACTCTGCCTTGGCCATCATCCAGGACCTTCTTATTCTCGCCCTCCCGATAGCGATGCTTCCAGGCCTTCAAATGAACCGGAACAAGAAGGTTTCGGTTGCCATGGTATTTCTTCTCGGATCTGTCGGCTTCGTCTCGACCATTATCCGTCTTCAGGTTCTCGCAGTGTTTGGAAACTCCATCGACCCGACGTGGGACTACGCGCCCGTTGTGTGGTGGACGACAATCGAACTAGGTGTCGTCGTGGTGTGCGCCTGTGCGCCCATGATCCGCAACTTGGTCGAGAAGATGTTCCCCGGCTTTGCGCTCTTCGCGAGGTGGACCACCCCGAAGCCATCCAAGGGCAGCAGCCCATCCTCGAACGGCAGCGTGGACAAGCCGACAAAGGCTGCTGGGCGATATCAGAAGTTCGGGCGGAGTAACAGCCCGCCTCAATTTAGCGACAATTACGTTCGCGATTACATCACGAGTCCCAAAGGCCCTCCAGTACCCCCAAAGGACGATCTGCCGCCATCTCGTAGGTACCGGGACATGTACGCCTACGGTGGATCCAAGCCCAAGGTGCTTGAGCCCTCGTCGCCGTCCCCTCAGCCGTATGACCTCTCGTGGAGGTCCATGAACCCTTATGGGATTCCTAAGGATGACCTGGAATCATGTATTGGAAAGACGAACTATAATCTTGATATTGAGATGCTGGAAAGGAAAGGGAGAGATGTGGTAGTGGCACAAAAGGAGCTTTGCTCTCTCTGCGGGAGGGAAAGCTGCAGTCACAT AATCATGCCTCGTTCACTCTCATTGTTCCACCCGATGATGCTTCCGGAAGGACCCATATTTCAGCCGGGCGTGGTCCCGGAGCGGCCCGGAACG AGCCCCTGGCTTTCCGCCTCAATTCCTATCTACTTGCAGAAGACCTCACTACCCCG CCTTACTACAAACAACGCGTGGGAAAGTCTACATC CATTGACCGAGTTTCGCCACCTCCCGCAGCTGCTTTGCACCTCCAACTCACTATTCCGAATCTGGAGCTTTCCGAAGGTTCAACTGTCCCAATCTGGATACAAGCCCGCGTCGCAGCTTCGCCTCATAGCTCTTTTGCGCGACACGATGCGCGCATCCTCACTCTCGTTGAGCCTGTTCAAGGCACCGCTCGGTCTTGTAGCCCTGTTACTGGTCGCCTCGGTCGTGGGACATGGCGATGGTGATCTTCAACGTTACATGGCCCTGGAAACCTGCCCGCCGCTGAAGATTGTCAATGGGATCAACTTCACCACGCGGGCGTACTGGATGCGCCAGGCCAACCTGGCCCTGCCCAACCCATGCCCGTTCGCTGCCTTTGGCTCAGTGATTGTGAATCACACTACGGGCGGCTTGGGGGAACTGGTCTGCACCGGCGCGAACAACAATGCTGGCACAGGCAACCCGACTCTGCATG GGGAGATGGCCGCCATCGACAACTGCTCGGCAATCTTTGTAGATCCCCAGGGTCCATACCGGATGACGCCGGCTCAGGCCCTGGCCGCCTTTGCCAACCTGACCATCTACACCAACGCCGAGAGCTGCCCCATGTGCGCGTCGGCGGTGCGCTGGGCAGGCTTCAGGGAATATGTTTTTGGCACGAGCATTGAGACCCTCACGGAGGAGGGATGGGGCCAGATCCAAATCACGTCCAGGGACGTCTTCCGGCAGTCCTCGGGCTTACcctacggcagactgcaagaggcactccgccaaaaccgttctttttaa